The Pecten maximus chromosome 10, xPecMax1.1, whole genome shotgun sequence region CGAGATGTTCCAGACACACGCCCTGTCCAGTGCGCGTCTAATCAGTATGATATTGCGTCACTTCCGTTGGCGTCCATTGTAGTACCACTTCATAACGAGCCGTGGTCAACGTTAGAGCGAACCATTAACAGCATTTTAAATCGTTCGCCCTCGTTGCTGCTGAAGGAAATCATTATCATGGACGACAGGAGCGATCTGGACCATTTAGGAGCACCCCTAGAAAAATATGCTGAAGAGATTGGTATCATGAAAATATATAGAGCGAAAGAAAGACTCGGCACAATGAAATCGAGAGTCGTAGGGGCGCAGATAGCAACAGGCGATGTTGTCGTATTTTTAGATTCCCACACGGAAGTTAATGTTGGATGGTTGGAACCAATATTGTACGAAATCGGCATAAACTATACGACAATAATTCAGCCTTCTATTGATTTAATTGATCCGGAAACTTTCGAGTACAAACCATACTTTCGGAATAATATGCGAGGTCATTTCCGATGGAGTATGGCGTATGAATACGTCCCGTTAACACTAAAACAAGAAACTGATGTTGCAGCCGAACCAACAAAAGCATTCAACACTCCAGCTATTGTTGGATGTGCTTTTGCTGCAAACCGGAATTATTTTCAAGATATCGGAGGACTTGACACAGGCATGCGCACTTGGGGTGGTGAAGATATTGAGCTATCCGTGAGAGTTTGGCTTTGTGGAGGAAGTATGAAAATATCGCCATGCTCTCATGTTGCTCACATTCATAAACATGGTCATCCCTTCAAAACGCAGTACTCCgaccttgtatataacaataagcGTACCGCGGAAATGTGGTTAGGAAGTTATAGGAAATACTTTTACAAGTTTAATTCTGGGTTTGCAATACCACCGAAACTCTTTGAAAAGTACAACGGAATGGATACCATCAAAAATAAGTTCAAGTGCAAAGACTTCAGCTGGTTTTTAAAACACGTTTTTCCTGAATTGGAGATTCCACCGGAAGGAAGTGAATATTTCGGACATTTACGGAACCTTGGTTCAAATGCTTGTTTTGGGCCTACAAACCAACTTGACTTTGAGCCGTATCCTGTTATAGCCATTGGGGATTGCTACTTTTACTATAAAGTCCGAAACTTTGCTTTGCTTCAGAATGGTCGGTTGATGGTTGACGGGAAGTGTGTTAATGTTAGAAATAACTTCCTAATCGTGTCTTCTTGTTCATCAACCGTAAGTGGTAAGTTTAGATTTGATGGGAAGCAGCTCGTTTATACTGATTTAATTGGAACTAAATGTGTCGCGCAGGTACCCAAGGACTTGGAATCTGGGAAGCTACAGGTCGCCTTTTTAATGCCGTGTGACAAATCAAACACGGCTACAGAGTGGGAACTTCAAAAATTGTACAAAGTATCAAATTACTTATAATTAGGGAATAAATATATCTGAACAAATTGGATTTcagaaatgataattaatttcatatttacacTTTATATAGTTGATACTTACAACCAGATTAGGTCATCGCCTGCTCTTGCTACgcaatttgatatcaattattttGACTATATTTCTAAACTTGTTTTTCCCCGGATAAAAAGAGGTAGGGAATCTGCAAATTTGCTAACATTATATCGAGCTCTCTCCTAATATTTACTCACGCTAATGGGAATTAAGAACACGTGAAATATCCCTTGCTGGTGTGATTGACGTATATCAATTTCATGTAGTTATCGACACCTAACTTGTAGTAACTTGTGTTTAATTAAGCACCACATAGTAAACGATTACATGAACTTTTGATCCTTAGACGTCATTGTATCTAAATAGACAATACATCTGACCTGCTTGTCTTTTTTCCACTTGTGATATCTGTAAATATTCCATTTCCTTATGCGATAATAAAGTATGACTTCTTTATGTCTGTTGATATACCttgtggttccgttgtcaccgcactaactctcatttgagattgtgaatgaacccggatttgacctagatttgtatgttgggtgtcgtcgatttgacctagatttgtatggtgggtgtcgtcgatttgaccaagatttgtatggcggatgtcgtcgatttgacctagatttgcacgtttgatgttgatttgacctagatttgcacgtttgatgttgatttgacctagatttgtatgtttgGTGTCGTCGAttcgacctagatttgtaaggTAGATGTCGACGcattgacctagatttgtttggcGGGTTTCGTCGATTTGAGCTAGATTtttatggtgggtgtcgtctttttgacctagatttgtatgctGGGTGTTGTTGATTAGACCTAGATTTGTTTAGTAgatgtcgtcgatttgacctatatttacattgtatatggtgggtgtcgttgatttgacctatatttgtatggtcggtgttgtcgatttgacctaaatttgtatgttggatgtcgtcgatttgacctagatttgtatggtgggtgtagtcgatttgacctagatgtgtatggcgggtgttgtcgatttgacctagatttgtatattgGGTGttgttgatttgacctagatttgtttggcCGGTGTTGTCGATTAgacagatttgtatggcggttgttgtcgatttgaccttgatttgtatggtgggCGTTGTCAATaagacatagatttgtatggcgggtgtcgtcgatttgaccttgatttgtatggtgggtgttgtcAATaagacatagatttgtatggtgggtgttgtctatttgaccttgatgtgtatggcgggtgttgtctatttgacctagatttgtatggtgggtgttgtcgatttgacctagatttatatggtgGGTGTTGTCGATAAGACAtaaatttgtatggcgggtgtcgttgatttgacctagatttgtatggtgggtgttgtcgatttgacctagatttgtatggtgggtgttgtcgatttgacctagatttgtatggcggatatcgtcgataaagcagaagacgtttaaaACTCTCGGAGAACCTGGTCCTTTTTTCAGAAGTCTCCATGCATGTCtgcattttgtatatattttacctttgtttaatcgattttgaatttgaaatatgatttcGTTATTTTATCTGTATTCTatgttgtttctgtatgatacccacaaattcattttatatctCTTATGATCACGTGCCGTATTTCAGACCCATTCACGTACATGtagttgtttacattgtaacctttAGTTAATTacacttttttgtttgtataaagTGACTCAACAAGCTAATTTGTCTCACATAATGTATTAAAAGTTGTTAACACGATGCTTATATTCCGTGCTTGTCCCGAGATGGGACCTAGCCGCAGGTACCAAATGTTGCGCTATGATTAATAACCACGAATATATAAGTACCCTACCAGTGTCGGTTTGTCTCTCCGGAATCAGAGAAACTGGCCTGTCTTTGTTGTCATGGTTATGTCCCTGGACTAGACATTTTATGGTAATTGCTCTGCATGGAATGCGACGGGCCTTCCAtatgttgttaagtgaggtagtcaccaactactacaatgagatcccgcctcaaaatgaccctgtctATTCACAGGGCGATAAACACAGCAAAGACACAAACATACGAGAAAGAAAAGGTGGATGAATGATAGAGCAAAGAGGGTCAAATTCGCTGGAAAAATGTGACGCGACCACCCGTAAAAATTGACCGCTGTCTCCttttttcagccaatcaaaagtggcaaaaaaatcaagaaaaataataaaacaacatacttACCGAATCAAAGgtcctatatatttatataacatatgaaaCATGTCCTAGCTAATTGGAATTGATGAAAATCGGAATATTTCTCATATCATATAAGTATAGCCTTTTAATAAGGttgttaataaaaccatgtattgacagaaatcaaaaggctataataGTTTGATTATAAAACgattgttttggtttttaagTAGTCATGCACTGAATGTAAGtaacatttctatatttaatgaTAGAAGCTGATTGGTAAAGCATTAGtaaaaaatcattatatcatttcACAATGAAAAGTGAACTTCTACATTAAAATACATTCAGTACACTAATTCTTATgataatttaattttcttatGATCAAAATTATTGCTTGGCATGTTTCAAAACCTGAAAGTAGTTTTATACTGTTGGACAATACCAAGGGAAGTAATTCGtaatttgttttcagtttttttttttagaaacacCCAGGTAACCAGCATTTGTACTTGCTAATTTTGCACGGCCGGTCAATATGACTTTTTATCGGGAATCACGTAACACTATCTACGGCAATCGGAGGGtgtgaaaatatgattttataataacAGGTTTTATGGTGAATATATAAGTGATTATTTTACTCGAGTGAAAACAAAACTTGATTTCGTTTTTAACCAATCATAGCAAAGTATTTGAAGCGAAAAGATCACCTTTTatggaactacattttttttaaatatcaaaacaaaaagagttatctcccttcattcAGCATTATTTACGTTTATACAATAAAGTAAAACATCAGTCGTCTGCAATCTTCAATTTTCTGACAAATACTGGCATATATGTATAGTCACTGTCAGGAAGCAAAATCAACCCACACGATCATCTTCCCTCGTCCCAGCTACCCAGGAATCATGCACAACTACAACGAAACACGGTCTCTACAGCATACATTTCCTTCTACTAACCCCAGAATGTAATCGGATATATGTAATGTGGCAGTCACATTCACATTGCAAGAACAACAAGCAAGTCTTCAGAGCTCACAGCACGTGTCTCGTCACGATTGATGTCTGTTTACAGTTAAAATGCATAACAAGTGGATCAGATTGTTTCCTGACAATGACAGAGATTGAATGTACGACACATATCTTGATCTTAGCAGTAAATGTTTCTTAGCTGGTATTCATCTTCCGTGTCCGTCCGCAAACGATTTCTATAGGTCGGCTTACAATACTCACAACCACAGGCTCACTGCAAACATGTCACTTCGCCATTATTTTTACAGAGCTGTGTTGCCTGTGATATTATTGCGCGAAGTTTTTCGATAATTCTACagtagtaaaaaaaataatgtattgctccttgaatatttgttttaaattgctTGGGCATTAGACTTGGGCTTCGAAACTTGTGTCTGTTATATGGAACTATATTATTCAGCGGATTAGCAAAAACTCGGCCAGAAAATAGACTGAGCGGCAGATTTAAACTGACACCGGTAAAGGTGAGAAGAAAATGTAACAATTAGAATAATATTCCTTGTTTCTTGatgaataatatttatatttcatctCGTGGGGTGAAAACTATGATATTTTCCACGAGTGCGAAGCAAATgtggtattacatgtacatgcaccAACAATGAAGTTACGTCATAATATTGGTAATATGTCGACTTTCCAGTatgttgaaaacaaaaatggtagAAAGACTTAAAATACTTGTATGTGGGTGTGTAGGATTGGAACAGTCCACTACTCGGGTTGTATGTACCATTTTCTGACCCTTTAGCGGAACATAACTTTCCTTAATTTTTTCTACCTGTCAGCATATCTTAAACAAtgccattgtgtttggcttacGTAGGTCCTAGATTGATGGCATCAATGTACTTTTGAGGAATTCTCCCAGATCATTAGCTCAATCTAAAGACACTCGTCCCATATCTCACACTGACGTTAGTACCATTGTGCTTGTTTCGTTACGCTGAATCATAGCTTTCTATGACGGTTGCTATAATTGATACATTAGACCGTCTCTATAATAGAGACAACACTCCTCTGTAATATAAAAGGTTAAATCAGGCGATGTCGATTTCCATCCATTACGGCATATTTTTTGTGCATTGTGTTAGTAAGGAAACGCAAATGTTGTAGGAAGCTCCACATCATATTaatgatactatatatatatgatttcacGATGCATGTATATTAACGTCAATAATCAACGCCGgccactgtattatatttaaCAATGTCATTCTCTCCGGAGACATGGTGAGTCGTGTTCGGTTCCTACATATCCAATAATCAcgtaaatgatattattgtcTCGACATCCCACATGATAAACTGTAGAATTTCGAATTATTTTTATCCAAATGAATAAGGTTTTTTTCTGTCACGTTAACTCGATGTTAGCTTACCAGACACACACGAGTCTGCTGTAGTCACATGGGAATGATTCAACACGACAGTGTTTTATATTGATTCTACGAGAGTATTTCATATCTAAGTCAATATCTTATTTTCCATGCAAACATAAGCATCTTTAATTATTCATATGCAACCAGTTTGCCAATATTTTAACTAGATATTGCGTTTGAAATTCATTGTTTATAGCTTATACTTCATAGTTCATAGCCAATAACTCGTATTCCATAGCTTATACTTCATAGTTCATAGCATATAACTCATAGTTCATAGCCAATAGCTCATAGCTCATAGTTTATACTTCATAGTTCATAGCCAATAACTCATAGTTCATAGTTCATAGCCAATAACTAATAGATCATAGCCAATAGCTCGTAGTTCATAGTTCATAGCAAATAACTCACAGTTCATAGTTCATAGCCAATTGCTCATAGTTCATAGTTTATACTTCATAGTTCATAGCCAATAACTCATAGTTCATAGTTCATAGCCAATAACTAATAGGTCATAGCCAATAGCTCGTAGTTCATAGTTCATAGCAAATAACTCATAGCTCATAGCCAATAACTAATAAGTCATAGCCAATAGCTCGTAGTTCATAGTTCATAGCAAATAACTCACAGCTCATAGCCAATAGCTCATAGTTCATAGTTTATACTTCATAGTTCATAGCCAATAACTCATAGTTCATAGGTCCTAGCCAATAACTAATAGGTCATAGCTAATAGCTCGTAGTTCATAGTTCATAGCCAATAGCTCATAGTTCATAGTTTATACTTCATAGTTCATAGACAATAACTCACAGTTCATAGTTCATAGCCAATAGCTCATAGTTCATAGCCAATAACTCATAGTTCATAGTTCATAGCAAATAACTCACAGTTCATGGTTCATAGCCAATAGCTCATAGTTCTCAGCGTATACTTTATAGTTCATAGCCAATAACTCATAGTTCATAGCTCATATTTCATAGTTCATAGTCAATAACTCACAGTTTATAGTTCATAGTCAACAGCTCATATTTCATAGTTTATAGTTCATAGCCAATAACTCATAGTTCATAGCTTCATGATACTCAGTTTGGGCACAGCATTGACATGAAGATGACAGTTAAattgtaatatatgttttttgttttgtttttgagaGCGTACGACATCCTGGTGATGATGTTGGTTACTTCATAAGAAGTGTAACAGAAAATATAAATGACTGAACGTATACTTCATAATCAAaactttttaaattaaaattatgataataatcTTTAAACTCGCTATAAACTCGCTATTTATTGGTAAAGACAGTTATTTATAAACTAGGATAAACGGTGTCTTCGTCACATCTCGCTCACCGTGAGGCGAGATAAATATATTTCCAGCCCCGTACAGACCTGGTTAGAAAGTTCAATGTTCAGATGTTGATAAGGGCATATGGCAATATTCAGTTCTAAGAAAGTCGCCCTTAGGCAGCTCCGTGTGTATACTTTCTAACCGCAGGTTAGTTTAGTAGATTCGTCATGATCAACACGACTTAAAGGATGGTCAGGCGGTAATGTCTATAGACTTTTTTTAAGAATTCTGCTAAGCACTGGgaccagttgttcaaaaggtgattaggctaatcacattttaacaatattttttcaaatcctgatataataatttctggtagaactaacttgacaaaattttatgaaattttgtaaTTCTTAATAATCTTCCAACTGCCATAATTTAAAGACGAcatactcacaggttttgca contains the following coding sequences:
- the LOC117336592 gene encoding polypeptide N-acetylgalactosaminyltransferase 4-like, with product MFESSEMCSRFLSRKWRKLFLVMLVLSWAVLLLWITKSYHPSLDIGVLGAAKSSVRVNTFRKSYSEIIKEFNISIYKYTDPNRFHINVNKTHRTSVTRDVPDTRPVQCASNQYDIASLPLASIVVPLHNEPWSTLERTINSILNRSPSLLLKEIIIMDDRSDLDHLGAPLEKYAEEIGIMKIYRAKERLGTMKSRVVGAQIATGDVVVFLDSHTEVNVGWLEPILYEIGINYTTIIQPSIDLIDPETFEYKPYFRNNMRGHFRWSMAYEYVPLTLKQETDVAAEPTKAFNTPAIVGCAFAANRNYFQDIGGLDTGMRTWGGEDIELSVRVWLCGGSMKISPCSHVAHIHKHGHPFKTQYSDLVYNNKRTAEMWLGSYRKYFYKFNSGFAIPPKLFEKYNGMDTIKNKFKCKDFSWFLKHVFPELEIPPEGSEYFGHLRNLGSNACFGPTNQLDFEPYPVIAIGDCYFYYKVRNFALLQNGRLMVDGKCVNVRNNFLIVSSCSSTVSGKFRFDGKQLVYTDLIGTKCVAQVPKDLESGKLQVAFLMPCDKSNTATEWELQKLYKVSNYL